TATAGGTGCTGAAGTGGATTTTCAGCTGGATAACAGTGATGATGTTATCAAAGTATATACAACTAGACCAGACACTCTATATGGTGCAACTTACATGGTTCTTTCACCAGAGCATCCTTTGGTTAAGAAGATAACAATTGCTGAGCAAGAGAAAGAAATAAAGGAATATATTCGTAAGGCAAGTTTGATGTCTGATACTGAAAGAGTTTTTTTAAACAAAGAAAAAACAGGTGCCTTTACTGGTGCCTATGCGCTTAACCCTTTAAATGGAACAAAGATTCCTGTTTGGATAGCGGATTATGTTCTTAGTTCCTATGGAACGGGCGCTATTATGGCAGTCCCAGCTCACGATGAAAGAGATTTTGAGTTTGCAACTGTCTTTGGGTTGCCAATTATCCAAGTAGTTAAAGATAACAAGTCCCCTTTAGGGGATTTAGGGGCTACTTTTACTGGAGAAGGTATCGCTATTAATTCTGGTGAATACAATGGACTTACGACTGCGGAATTCAAGAAGGCAGTAATCGCTTTTTTAGAAAAAAAAGGAGCAGGCAAGGGCGCTGTTAATTTTAAATTAAGGGACTGGGTTTTTTCTCGTCAACGCTATTGGGGTGAGCCTATTCCCGTTGTACATTGTCCTACTTGTGGAGTTGTTGGTATTCCTGAGAGTGAACTTCCGTTGGAGTTACCCAAAGTTGATAAATATGAGCCATCTGGTACAGGAGAATCTCCTTTGGTAAATATTCGAGAATGGATGGAAACTACTTGTCCGAAATGTGGGGAAAAAGCAGAAAGAGAGTCCAACACAATGCCACAATGGGCTGGTTCGTCTTGGTATTTTCTTCGTTACATAGACCCACTTAATAGTGAAAAGTTAGCGGATATTGATAAGCTTAAATACTGGTTGCCTGTTGATTCTTATATTGGTGGCGCAGAACATGCTGTCTTGCATCTTTTGTATGCTCGCTTTTGGCATAAGTTTTTGTTTGATATTGGCGTAGTTCCTACTAAAGAACCTTTTTATAAGCTCACTAATCAAGGACTTATTATGGGCGAAGATGGTCAAAAGATGTCTAAGTCTTTAGGTAATGTTGTAAACCCTGATGATGTCATTCAAGAGTCAGGCGCAGATGTTTTAAGATTGTATGAAATGTTTATGGGTCCACTTGAAGTAAGTAAGCCTTGGTCAACAAAGAATATTATTGGAACAAGAAGATTTCTGGAAAAGGTTTGGCGCCTTTTTGAAAAAGATCTTGTTTCTGCTTCACCAACGGAGGATAGCTTAAGGACAATGCATCAGACGATAAAAAAAGTGACAGAAGATACGGATGCATATAAGTTTAATACAGCTATTAGTGCGTTAATGGTTTACGTTAACGATTTGGGTAAATTAGACAAATTGCCTAGAGTGTTGCTAGAAACATTGCTTATTTTGTTGGCGCCATATGCTCCTCATCTTGCCGAAGAATGTTGGTGTGAGTTGCTTGGTAACAAGTTTAGTGTACATAAACAAAAGTGGCCAAAGTATGATAACAACTATTTGGGCTTAGACACTTGTGAAGTGGTCTTTATGATTAATGGTAAATTGAGAGCAAAAGAGACTTTTCCCATTGGTTCAGCAAAAGAAGAAATGTTAAAAGTAGCAAAAGTAAGTTTAGCTAGTTACCTTGAGAATAAAGAGATAGTTAAAGAGATTATCGTCCCGAATAAATTAGTGAATATCGTAGTTAGGTAATCCCCCTCTCTGTTTTTTAAAGCAAAACAGAGTGTCCCCCTTATAAAGGGGGAATTATTTCATGTATAATATATTTATGGTTTATTATGTAGACAAAGATTGGCTAATTAATAATGGACTAATTTCTAATGGCAAAACACCACCTTATAATCCAAAACTTACAGAAAAAGCAAAAAAACTGCGAAAAGAAATGACTAAAGCTGAATGTATGCTTTGGTTCCAGTTCTTAAAAGAACATACCTATAGGTTTCAAAGACAAAAAGTTATAGACCATTATATTGTTGATTTTTATTGTTCAAAAGCTAAGTTGGTTATAGAAATAGATGGAAGTTATCATTATGATAACGACCAGTTTCAATATGATCAAATTCGGACAGAAAGATTAAGTATTTATAACCTTACAGTTATTAGATTTTCTAATCAAGAAATTTCCGATAATTTTAATAAAGTTTGTGAAGTAATTAATTCCCACCTAAATCCCCCTTTATAAGGGGGAAACCTTTGCGATAAGCAAAGGAGGGGGATAAGTTATTAAACCGTTACTGGGTCTGATTCCCAAATTCCATGTACGTTACATCTGGATCTTGCTGTAATAACTGCACCAGGCTTTACATTTAAAGCAAAGGTTGTGACTGGTTCCATGATTACTGCAGAGAATTCTGTTCTTCCAACGTAGAGTTCATTAACTCTAATAATTGTCCACTGAAACCAATGGTCCATTTCATTTGGATGTTTTCCTCCACCTGCATTAACATTAACTAGCACTGTGCTGTCATTTAGTCTTTCAACTTTTAGTATAGGTACATGTTTTTCAGATGTTTTTTGTTCCATCGCGGATTTTGATGTGTTAACTTGATCGAATAAGCTCATTTTTTTCCTCCTTTTTTCTTTTTATAAATTATAAAGGGTTTAGATGGTGGAATACAAGTAGTAAATATTTAATGGTGAATAGTAAACAGTGAAAAGATGAATAGTGGAAGAGTATGGAAATACAGAATAAACTAGAATTATGTTTTCAAACACCCAATTAATTGAACTGAAGAACAGTACGGAAGTGAATATCTAATGCTTAATGAAATGAAACGTAGGAAAATAAGGACGATTACATCACCCGACGTAAGTTATTAAAAACTTCTAACAAAGCACATTGACGTCACCCTCTCCAAATGTTTGGAGAGGGTCAGCAGCACCTTAGTTCATAAGTAAATAAATGTGTTTTCTGCTGGGTGATAGTCTCGAGTTCTGTATATTCCTCGAGCTGAAAGCGAGAATAGGCAATTAACAATAAAGAACTATCTAAAAATACGTTTTCTATACTCCATATGTTTGCTTGGAATAAGCAGTCCAGCTACTCCCCAATCAACTTCTTTGTAGTGTCTCCAATCTAACCATTGTTTGATGAATGATGGTCTCTTCCCAGGTTCAAACTCATGAAAAGAACCATTATAGATGCGAGTTTGAAGATTTTTTGGGTCAAGGGTGTCTTTAAATAAAGTATCTTTAATTTTTTCAATGTCTTTTTTTTCAAAAATATTTGGATTATCTGATTTAAAACCATTGGTTGGTCTATTCAGTTTTTGTCTTATAGACCTTTCTGGATAATGTCTGATAATTGGATAATCCCAAAGTGGTTTATTTTTAAGTCCGTATGGAAGAACCCTAGCTATTTGGTCTAATTTAAAAAATATTCCTTTTTTGTTTTTAAATTGTCGTATTTCCAGTCCACCAGGGTTGAAGTATTTTAGTCTTTCATTTAATGGAGCAAAGTCATCGTAGTTTTCTTTTTGAGAAGTATGTAAAAAAAAGTTCAGCATATGCCAATTAACAATGTCCGCACCTTGTTTTTCTGCTTTTACTGTTATTTCGTTAGGATTATCCACAAATATTTCATCGCCATGTAGCAAAGAAAACCAACCATCATAGCCATATCTTTTTTGTGCTTCTTCAAGTAGGAACTGTCTTGACCCATCAGTGACCTTTCTTTTGGGGAATATTTGCTCATCTCTTAAATAGTAGACTACGTTATTATAACTTTGGAGTATTTCAGGTGTTTTATCTGTAGAGCCATCTAGTACAAGTATTTTATCAAAGTATTTTTTATGACTTTCCATGGTTTCTTCAATAATATCTTCTTCGTTGTAGGTCATCATTAATCCAATGTTTTGCATATTTTTTCTCCTTTTTTATTAATTAGTTTTAAACACATAGTATTTATTTGTAAAATAGGACATTAAGGCTGTAATTATTGTACTAATCGCACCGCTTATTAGTTCATTAAATCCAAAAACCAAAAATATTTTGATAATTCCAACATAAAGAGAATAAATTATCAGATAAGAAAAAACAAATTTAAAAATAAGTTTATTGTCACTATTTTTGAACACTAACGACCCATATGTTTTGAAGTTAAAGAGTATTCCAAGGAGATAAGATGCTGTTGCTGCAAAAGCAAAATTAAAGTGTAGTAAAATAAAAAAAGAATAAATTATATAACTAAAGATGGTATTTAGAATGCCAACTAAAATAAATTTAACTTGCTCAAGCTTTAATATGTTGATAATTTTTGGCATAGCTTATGAGAAGTATAATATAAGTTCAAGGTAATTACACCATTTCATTAACAAATAAACGACTAATCCTTCCCTTTTTAAGGGAAGGTGTCAGCTGGTCGCTGAGGTGGTCATTGAGCGGAGCGATGCGTTGAGCCTGTCGAAATGTCGAAATGTTCTCGAAGCGTAGCTGACGGAAGGGTGAATAAACAGTATAATAAATCTATGTTAGACATCTCCGTTGTAATACTTGCCTCTGGCACAGGTTCCAGACTAGGAACAAGGACTCCCAAGCAATTTATAAATTATCAGGGTAAGCCGCTACTAGAATGGTCACTAGCATTTTTTAATGATTTGGATTTTGTTAAAGAAATAATTTTAGTTTTAAGTGAAGAGTATTTAGATAAGGTTAATAGTTTTATTGCTTTAGAGAACTATTCAAAGGTTCATATTGTTAAAGGTGGAGACACAAGGCAAATTTCTTCATTTAATGGACTAAAAGCAGTGGCTGCTGATTATGTTTTTATCCATGACGCAGCTAGACCAAATATTGATGCAGACACAGTTAATAGAATAGTTAAGCAACTTAAGTTTTATAAAGCCGTAGTCCCTTGCATTCC
The Candidatus Margulisiibacteriota bacterium DNA segment above includes these coding regions:
- the leuS gene encoding leucine--tRNA ligase, with product MYNHLNFEKKWQDKWDEAQIYKTVEDSSFPKDKRYYILDMFPYPSGAGLHVGHPEGYTASDILARFKRMNGFNVLHPMGWDAFGLPAENYAIKTGTQPAITTQANIDNFKRQIKSIGFSYDWDREIDTTDPHYFKWTQWIFLKLLENGLAYEDTFPINWCPSCKTGLANEEVVDGKCERCGEQVTKKKLRQWMLKITAYAERLLADLEELDWPEAIKLMQRNWIGKSIGAEVDFQLDNSDDVIKVYTTRPDTLYGATYMVLSPEHPLVKKITIAEQEKEIKEYIRKASLMSDTERVFLNKEKTGAFTGAYALNPLNGTKIPVWIADYVLSSYGTGAIMAVPAHDERDFEFATVFGLPIIQVVKDNKSPLGDLGATFTGEGIAINSGEYNGLTTAEFKKAVIAFLEKKGAGKGAVNFKLRDWVFSRQRYWGEPIPVVHCPTCGVVGIPESELPLELPKVDKYEPSGTGESPLVNIREWMETTCPKCGEKAERESNTMPQWAGSSWYFLRYIDPLNSEKLADIDKLKYWLPVDSYIGGAEHAVLHLLYARFWHKFLFDIGVVPTKEPFYKLTNQGLIMGEDGQKMSKSLGNVVNPDDVIQESGADVLRLYEMFMGPLEVSKPWSTKNIIGTRRFLEKVWRLFEKDLVSASPTEDSLRTMHQTIKKVTEDTDAYKFNTAISALMVYVNDLGKLDKLPRVLLETLLILLAPYAPHLAEECWCELLGNKFSVHKQKWPKYDNNYLGLDTCEVVFMINGKLRAKETFPIGSAKEEMLKVAKVSLASYLENKEIVKEIIVPNKLVNIVVR
- a CDS encoding DUF559 domain-containing protein, which codes for MYNIFMVYYVDKDWLINNGLISNGKTPPYNPKLTEKAKKLRKEMTKAECMLWFQFLKEHTYRFQRQKVIDHYIVDFYCSKAKLVIEIDGSYHYDNDQFQYDQIRTERLSIYNLTVIRFSNQEISDNFNKVCEVINSHLNPPL
- a CDS encoding desulfoferrodoxin family protein, with protein sequence MSLFDQVNTSKSAMEQKTSEKHVPILKVERLNDSTVLVNVNAGGGKHPNEMDHWFQWTIIRVNELYVGRTEFSAVIMEPVTTFALNVKPGAVITARSRCNVHGIWESDPVTV
- a CDS encoding glycosyltransferase family 2 protein, yielding MQNIGLMMTYNEEDIIEETMESHKKYFDKILVLDGSTDKTPEILQSYNNVVYYLRDEQIFPKRKVTDGSRQFLLEEAQKRYGYDGWFSLLHGDEIFVDNPNEITVKAEKQGADIVNWHMLNFFLHTSQKENYDDFAPLNERLKYFNPGGLEIRQFKNKKGIFFKLDQIARVLPYGLKNKPLWDYPIIRHYPERSIRQKLNRPTNGFKSDNPNIFEKKDIEKIKDTLFKDTLDPKNLQTRIYNGSFHEFEPGKRPSFIKQWLDWRHYKEVDWGVAGLLIPSKHMEYRKRIFR
- a CDS encoding GtrA family protein — translated: MPKIINILKLEQVKFILVGILNTIFSYIIYSFFILLHFNFAFAATASYLLGILFNFKTYGSLVFKNSDNKLIFKFVFSYLIIYSLYVGIIKIFLVFGFNELISGAISTIITALMSYFTNKYYVFKTN
- a CDS encoding IspD/TarI family cytidylyltransferase, producing the protein MLDISVVILASGTGSRLGTRTPKQFINYQGKPLLEWSLAFFNDLDFVKEIILVLSEEYLDKVNSFIALENYSKVHIVKGGDTRQISSFNGLKAVAADYVFIHDAARPNIDADTVNRIVKQLKFYKAVVPCIPSSNTIYQLGAEGEVVKVLERVSLGIVQTPQAFKTKLIREAHEKAKAENKIDFTDDAGM